The archaeon CG10_big_fil_rev_8_21_14_0_10_43_11 genome includes a window with the following:
- a CDS encoding aspartate aminotransferase: MSNTRYGVIERKNLLRKTVRGLKKSATLVINEQCNALKAQGRDVFKLGLGQSPFPVPTSVVEALKEHAHEKDYLPVEGLFALRSAVAEHHTRMNGVSIMPEGVLVGPGSKELLFLLQLVFEGAIILPSPCWVSYRPQARILGHSIKTIKTRFENTWKISAKDLKDLSLLQANPYTPKLFILNYPSNPTGQIYSAQELEEISRVARKYNIIILSDEIYGRLTFNKTHTSIATYYPEGTIISSGLSKWCGAGGWRLGTFSFPNTLYALKEAMATIASETYTSVSAPIQHAAITAFKENSAIDAYVADSVRILHALGEWCALTLRNAGVRVHNPQGGFYVFCDFSELNDIIDKKGIFDDVELCESILNKTGVAILPGSDFERSPEELTARLAFVNFDGKRALDAVRNIPQKVPLTTDFLETYCGDTLKAVRRIVSWLSQEHERGA; encoded by the coding sequence ATGTCTAACACAAGGTATGGTGTTATTGAGCGGAAAAATCTGCTTCGAAAAACAGTTCGCGGTCTTAAAAAAAGCGCAACACTTGTAATAAATGAGCAATGTAACGCACTAAAAGCGCAAGGCAGGGACGTATTCAAACTTGGTCTTGGTCAGTCACCATTTCCCGTTCCAACAAGCGTTGTTGAAGCGCTCAAGGAGCACGCGCATGAAAAAGATTATCTTCCTGTAGAAGGTCTTTTTGCCCTTAGAAGCGCTGTTGCAGAACATCATACCCGCATGAATGGGGTTAGCATCATGCCTGAGGGCGTGCTTGTTGGCCCGGGAAGTAAAGAATTATTGTTTTTATTGCAGCTTGTGTTTGAGGGGGCAATTATTCTTCCCTCTCCCTGCTGGGTTTCGTACCGTCCGCAAGCGCGTATTCTTGGCCATTCAATTAAAACAATCAAAACGCGTTTTGAAAATACGTGGAAAATTAGTGCAAAAGACTTAAAAGACCTCAGTCTTTTGCAGGCAAACCCGTACACGCCAAAACTTTTCATACTCAATTATCCTTCAAACCCAACAGGTCAGATATATAGCGCGCAGGAATTGGAAGAAATTAGCAGGGTTGCGCGAAAATATAATATCATCATTTTAAGCGATGAGATTTATGGACGTCTCACGTTTAACAAAACGCACACGAGTATTGCAACGTATTATCCTGAAGGAACAATTATTAGTTCAGGGCTTAGTAAGTGGTGCGGAGCTGGTGGTTGGCGTCTTGGAACGTTTAGTTTTCCAAACACATTGTACGCGCTCAAAGAGGCTATGGCAACAATTGCAAGTGAAACATACACGAGCGTGAGCGCACCAATACAGCATGCCGCCATAACCGCGTTTAAAGAGAATTCAGCAATTGATGCGTACGTTGCTGATTCGGTTCGCATACTCCACGCGCTTGGCGAATGGTGTGCCCTTACGCTTCGAAATGCGGGTGTTCGCGTGCACAATCCCCAGGGCGGTTTTTACGTGTTTTGCGATTTTTCCGAGCTCAACGATATCATTGATAAAAAAGGCATATTTGATGATGTGGAATTATGCGAGTCTATACTCAATAAAACAGGTGTTGCGATTCTGCCCGGCTCTGATTTTGAGCGTTCGCCAGAAGAGTTAACTGCGCGCTTGGCGTTTGTTAATTTTGATGGCAAACGCGCACTTGATGCAGTGCGAAACATACCCCAAAAAGTGCCGCTAACAACCGATTTTTTGGAAACGTATTGTGGCGACACCCTTAAGGCAGTGCGCAGAATTGTGTCATGGCTTTCACAAGAGCATGAACGCGGGGCATAG